A region of Gracilinanus agilis isolate LMUSP501 chromosome 3, AgileGrace, whole genome shotgun sequence DNA encodes the following proteins:
- the ARHGAP33 gene encoding rho GTPase-activating protein 33 codes for MVARSTDNLDGPGEGPVPPLPPSGGSNVKGKPGKRISAPRGPFPRLADCAHFHYENVDFGHIQLLLSPDREGSNLPSDNELVFGVQVTCQGRSWPVLRSYEDFRSLDSHLHRCIFDRRFSRLPELPPAPEGSRNQLLVPLLLQYLDTLSGLVDSNLNCGPVLTWMELDNHGRRLLLSEEASLNIPAVAAAHVIKRYTAQAPDELSFEVGDIVSVIDMPPTEDRSWWRGKHGFQVGFFPSECVELFTERPGLGVKADPDGPTSSIPAPLREGPPSLTSAVPRPRGKLAGLLRSFIRSRPSRQRLRQRGILRQRVFGCDLGEHLSNSGQDVPQVLRCCSEFIEAHGVVDGIYRLSGVSSNIQKLRHEFDSERVPELSGPAFLQDIHSVSSLCKLYFRELPNPLLTYQLYGKFSEAMSVPGEEERLVRVHDVIQQLPPPHYRTLEYLLRHLSRMAQHSADTSMHARNLAIVWAPNLLRSMELESVGLGGAAAFREVRVQSVVVEFLLSHVDVLFSDTFASAGLDPAGRCLLSRPKSLVGSGPSTRLLSLEEAQARSQGRLSAQGAKAAPPPEDRRKGVIGEKWRKPGGSSWKTFFALGRGPSSVRKKPLPWRGAGQGSQPPQGGPAETAPLRSAKSEESLSSQASGAGLQRLHRLRRPRSSSDAFPVAPGLAGSCESLSSSTSSASSTTTSSVGSGELVGSPPHRVSAWLDDGDDLDFSPPRCLEGLRGLDFDPLTFRCSSPTPGDPAPPASPAPPAPTGSFIHKATPPARSPRGPRSPAPPTALDISEPVAVSVPPAVLELLGGGAPATPSPPPATPAPQLIPLLLRSAETELSDSCQREIRSKLSLTSQKDLQGPVPGFESPPMPVPLSLLRPGGAPPPPPKNPARLMALALAERAQRAAQRQRQQEMGGTVPPLPRSPFRRSLSLEGGGGETPGVGAPRPLYSMVNPSHPAPGPPASLQRQQSDGGLLRTQVSGPPRRERRAPAQVPASFFAVTSPSPKERPSPFSGPPKPPLHSLGIPSFRSGPPPPTRRTPHGPPLPPDKGENLYYEISGSEGPPYPGLPRPWAPFHQAPEGLSTSYGIREQSPPQGPPDFLFCYPPPQPYSPALQPFSQHGRLCYHPQESRRHPAHLEPVYVNLPLGGGGPSPTSSSCSSSPPAHPRSRSDPGPPAPRLPHKQRSPWGPRPPRPWGPLDPLLLYRTPTQAYGKGGGEGPHGVQYGNVGDGHGEGAGPPPSYLPPSWSLHAKGQTHSYC; via the exons ATGGTG GCCAGAAGCACAGATAACCTGGATGGTCCAGGGGAGGGGCCTGTACCACCATTGCCCCCTTCAGGGGGTTCTAACGTGAAAGGGAAACCTggaaagag GATCTCCGCCCCTCGTGGCCCTTTTCCCCGGCTGGCTGACTGTGCCCACTTCCACTATGAGAATGTCGATTTTGGCCACATTCAG CTACTGCTATCTCCAGATCGAGAAGGCTCCAATCTCCCTAGTGATAATGAGTTGGTGTTTGGGGTCCAGGTGACCTGTCAG GGCCGTTCCTGGCCTGTTCTCCGAAGCTATGAGGATTTCCGCTCCCTGGATAGCCATCTTCACCGGTGCATCTTTGACCGTCGCTTCTCCCGCCTTCCAGAGCTACCGCCAGCTCCAGAGGGTTCCCGGAACCAG CTGCTGGTGCCATTGCTGCTACAGTATCTGGATACTCTGTCTGGACTGGTAGACAGTAACCTCAACTGTGGCCCTGTGCTTACCTGGATGGAA CTGGATAACCATGGTCGGCGGCTGCTCCTCAGTGAGGAGGCCTCCCTGAACATTCCTGCGGTGGCGGCAGCACATGTGATCAAGAGATACACAGCCCAGGCTCCAGATGAACTGTCCTTTGAG GTTGGTGACATTGTCTCCGTGATTGACATGCCACCCACAGAGGACCGAAGCTGGTGGCGTGGGAAACATGGATTCCAG GTTGGTTTCTTCCCTAGTGAGTGTGTAGAGCTGTTTACCGAAAGACCAGGCCTGGGAGTCAAAGCTG ATCCCGATGGCCCTACATCCAGCATCCCAGCTCCCTTAAGGGAGGGCCCTCCCTCTCTAACGTCAG CAGTGCCCCGGCCCCGAGGAAAACTTGCAGGCCTCCTCCGTTCTTTCATTCGTTCTCGCCCATCTCGTCAGCGGCTGAGGCAGAGGGGCATCCTTCGGCAGCGTGTCTTTGGCTGTGATCTTGGGGAGCATCTCAGCAATTCTGGCCAAGATG TTCCCCAAGTCCTTCGCTGCTGCTCAGAGTTCATTGAGGCCCATGGGGTTGTCGATGGAATCTACCGGCTTTCAGGTGTTTCTTCCAATATCCAGAAACTAAG GCACGAATTCGATAGTGAGAGGGTCCCAGAGCTGAGTGGACCAGCCTTCCTCCAAGACATCCACAGCGTCTCTTCCCTTTGCAAACTCTACTTTCGGGAGCTGCCTAACCCCCTGCTCACCTACCAACTCTATGGAAAATTCAGT GAGGCCATGTCTGTGCCTGGAGAAGAGGAGCGCCTGGTTCGGGTTCATGATGTCATCCAGCAACTGCCCCCACCTCATTACCG GACCCTGGAGTACCTGCTTCGACACCTCTCCCGGATGGCCCAGCACAGTGCGGACACCAGCATGCATGCCCGGAACCTAGCCATTGTGTGGGCCCCCAACCTGCTTCG GTCCATGGAGCTGGAGTCCGTAGGGCTTGGGGGAGCGGCTGCCTTCCGAGAGGTTCGAGTCCAATCTGTTGTCGTCGAGTTTCTTCTCAGCCACGTGGATGTTTTATTCAGCGATACGTTCGCCTCGGCAGGCCTAGATCCTGCAG GTCGTTGTCTCCTCTCCAGGCCCAAGTCCCTGGTGGGCAGCGGACCCTCCACCCGCCTCCTGTCCCTAGAGGAGGCTCAGGCTCGGTCACAGGGTCGGCTATCTGCACAGGGGGCCAAGGCCGCTCCTCCACCTGAAGACCG GAGGAAGGGGGTCATTGGGGAGAAGTGGCGGAAACCAGGTGGCAGCAGCTGGAAGACCTTCTTTGCCCTGGGCAGGGGCCCCTCCTCAGTCCGAAAGAAACCCTTGCCCTGGCGTGGAGCTGGCCAAGGGTCCCAGCCACCCCAAG GTGGCCCAGCAGAAACCGCCCCACTTCGATCAGCCAAGAGTGAGGAGTCACTGTCATCCCAGGCCAGTGGAGCTG GCCTCCAGAGGCTGCACCGGCTGCGCCGGCCCCGCTCCAGCAGTGATGCCTTCCCTGTGGCTCCAGGCCTGGCCGGCTCCTGTGAGAGCCTCTCTTCTAGCACCTCTTCAGCCTCCTCCACCACCACTTCCTCTGTGGGGAGTGGAGAGCTGGTGGGGTCCCCTCCACATCGCGTTTCAGCCTGGCTGGATGATGGCGATGACCTGGACTTCAGCCCCCCTAGGTGTCTGGAGGGGCTGAGGGGCCTCGACTTTGATCCCCTCACTTTCCGATGCAGCAGCCCTACCCCTGGGGACCCAGCCCCCCCTGCCAGTCCTGCCCCTCCAGCGCCTACAGGCTCTTTCATCCACAAAGCCACTCCCCCAGCTCGGTCTCCTCGAGGCCCCAGGAGCCCTGCCCCACCCACTGCCCTGGATATCTCTGAGCCTGTGGCCGTCTCTGTGCCTCCTGCTGTCCTGGAACTGCTGGGAGGGGGTGCCCCAGCCACCCCTTCCCCTCCACCTGCCACCCCTGCTCCCCAGCTCATCCCTCTACTGCTGCGCAGTGCTGAGACAGAGTTGAGTGACAGCTGCCAGAGGGAAATCCGGAGTAAATTGTCCTTAACCAGCCAGAAAGACCTTCAAG GTCCTGTGCCTGGGTTTGAGTCCCCACCGATGCCCGTTCCCTTGTCTCTCCTTCGCCCTGGAGGGGCCCCTCCTCCGCCCCCCAAGAATCCGGCTCGCCTGATGGCCCTTGCTTTGGCTGAGCGAGCTCAGAGGGCAGCCCAGCGTCAGCGCCAACAGGAGATGGGGGGTACAGTCCCACCCCTACCTCGCTCCCCTTTCCGGCGTTCCCTGTCCCTGGAAGGGGGTGGTGGGGAAACTCCAGGGGTGGGGGCCCCCAGGCCCCTCTACTCCATGGTAAACCCCAGCCACCCAGCACCAGGGCCCCCCGCCTCCTTGCAGCGGCAGCAGAGTGATGGGGGCCTGCTGCGCACACAAGTCTCTGGTCCTCCACGGAGGGAACGAAGAGCTCCTGCTCAG GTGCCTGCCTCCTTCTTCGCTGTGACCTCCCCCAGCCCCAAGGAGCGTCCCTCACCCTTCTCTGGCCCCCCCAAGCCGCCGCTTCATTCCTTGGGTATTCCTTCCTTCCGGTCTGGACCCCCACCCCCTACCCGGAGGACTCCACATGGTCCCCCCTTGCCACCTGACAAGGGGGAAAATCTGTACTACGAGATCAGTGGGAGCGAGGGGCCTCCCTACCCAGGCCTGCCCCGGCCTTGGGCTCCCTTCCACCAGGCCCCAGAGGGGCTCAGTACTTCCTATGGGATTCGGGAACAGTCACCACCCCAGGGTCCCCCTGACTTCCTCTTCTGCTACCCCCCACCTCAGCCATACTCCCCGGCCTTGCAGCCTTTTTCCCAACATGGCCGCCTCTGCTACCACCCCCAAGAGTCCCGGCGTCACCCAGCCCATCTGGAACCTGTCTATGTCAACCTGCCCCTGGGTGGGGGTGGACCCTCCCCTACTTCCTCCTCttgttcttcctcccctcctgccCATCCCCGAAGTCGCTCTGACCCTGGCCCCCCTGCCCCACGACTCCCCCACAAGCAGCGATCACCTTGGGGGCCACGGCCCCCTCGACCCTGGGGGCCTCTAGATCCCCTCCTCCTCTACCGGACACCCACCCAGGCCtatgggaaaggaggaggggagggtccTCATGGAGTCCAATATGGCAATGTGGGGGATGGACACGGAGAGGGGGCTGGCCCCCCACCCTCCTACCTGCCCCCAAGCTGGTCCCTCCATGCTAAGGGCCAAACTCACAGCTACTGCTGA
- the PROSER3 gene encoding proline and serine-rich protein 3 isoform X1 translates to MDHSLAVFSFRGSPCKATPPSRRSYYHPSPLLERGRRRGGGAFTTVLSPSQPHQPSPLPSPPTPTSPDFDESWPSTSLSPPSLTPEGQTDQSGDSVVAKYMARFRQAQPTSRQERQSAGPTAADFWWLKPSPVGHPDSSAGEEAKRKDLCPASPGQTLPQRGRTLRMDTIISGTHQGHISPLEASETAALDLETLSLQDRAVQLLLRSEISSCSSSSSSSQVASVQVSSEGLSSPPSPSHPDPGQGPSLTRGPAPLTRLQGPPPSVARPEEDILFQWRLRRKLELAQEECVDGSKTHSWPPSRAPVPMARTHGQPKPQQLDALQPALADQLNPLVTPSHLQPSPPAPLSSPHPSPAQSVYVSKQSPPVPFFGPQQGPSVPLCGLQQGPSVPLCGLQQGPSVPLCGLQQGPSVPLCGLQQGPSVPLCGPQKSSLVPLCGPQQGPSVPLCGLHQGPSAPLCGPQKSSSVPLCGPQQGPSAPLCGLQQGPSVPLCGLHQGPSAPLCGPQQSPAVLCPREVNPSVSLGSPQPCPLPSVPDSLTTCLSPFHLHSGSPERGCKQSQAGAPLLGSRGPSESKRQDRKPRKARNLHSKNQAPMPEPEPGPLLRGTLEQVVVAHLFPEPSEDSPSPSEAPPSPTEAPHSPTETPPPQELLALASGLLEAAEDSDGTEFEEDALLQVLRARRAELRLCLREVDKRLSQHMDLENLASGSQPARMLGLSQGLLQRI, encoded by the exons ATGGACCATAG CCTGGCCGTGTTTTCCTTCCGGGGCAGCCCCTGCAAGGCTACGCCTCCGAGTAGGCGGAGTTACTATCACCCGTCCCCGTTGCTAGAGCGAGGCCGAAGACGCGGAGGCGGGGCCTTTACCACG gTCCTAAGCCCATCACAACCTCATCAACCCAGCCCCCTACCCTCTCCTCCAACTCCCACGTCCCCAGACTTTGATGAGTCATGGCCCTCAACAAGTCTCTCACCCCCATCTCTTACCCCTGAAGGACAGACAGACCAATCAGGAGACTCGGTGGTTGCCAA GTACATGGCTCGGTTCCGGCAGGCTCAGCCCACCAGCCGCCAGGAGCGACAGTCAGCAGGTCCCACAGCTGCCGACTTCTGGTGGCTGAAACCCTCACCTGTGGGCCACCCTGATTCCTCAGCAG GTGAGGAGGCCAAAAGAAAGGACCTTTGCCCAGCCAGCCCAGGCCAGACCCTGCCACAGAGGGGAAGAACACTGAGGATGGACACTATCATATCAGGGACTCACCAG GGCCATATTTCTCCTTTGGAAGCCTCAGAGACAGCTGCATTGGACCTCGAGACCCTCAGTCTCCAGGACAGGGCAGTCCAGCTTCTCCTTCGGAG TGAGATTTCAtcctgcagcagcagcagcagcagcagtcaaGTGGCCTCCGTCCAAGTCAGCTCAGAGGGCCTCTCCTCCCCACCGTCACCCTCCCAccctgaccctggacaaggcccAAGCCTCACCAGGGGCCCAG CCCCATTGACGAGGCTTCAGGGCCCACCCCCATCTGTGGCCCGACCAGAGGAGGACATCCTCTTCCAGTGGCGTCTCCGGAGGAAGCTCGAGCTGGCCCAAGAGGAGTGTGTAGATGGGTCCAAGACACATTCCTGGCCCCCCAGCAGGGCCCCG GTCCCCATGGCCAGGACCCATGGTCAGCCTAAGCCTCAGCAGCTAGATGCCCTGCAGCCTGCCCTGGCCGACCAGCTAAATCCTCTGGTCACCCCCAGCCACCTCCAACCAAGTCCCCCAGCCCCTCTCAGTAGCCCCCATCCAAGCCCCGCACAGTCCGTTTATGTATCCAAGCAAAGTCCCCCAGTtcccttctttgggcctcagcaGGGCCCCTCAGTCCCCCTCTGTGGGCTCCAGCAGGGCCCCTCAGTCCCCCTCTGTGGGCTCCAGCAGGGCCCTTCAGTCCCCCTCTGTGGGCTCCAGCAGGGCCCTTCAGTCCCCCTCTGTGGGCTCCAGCAGGGCCCTTCAGTCCCCCTCTGTGGACCCCAGAAAAGCTCCTTGGTCCCTCTCTGTGGGCCTCAGCAGGGCCCCTCAGTCCCCCTCTGTGGGCTCCATCAGGGCCCCTCAGCCCCCCTCTGTGGGCCCCAGAAAAGCTCCTCAGTCCCTCTCTGTGGGCCTCAGCAGGGCCCCTCAGCCCCCCTCTGTGGGCTCCAGCAGGGCCCTTCAGTCCCCCTCTGTGGGCTCCATCAGGGCCCCTCAGCccccctctgtgggcctcagcAGAGCCCTGCTGTTCTCTGTCCACGAGAAGTAAACCCCTCAGTTTCCCTTGGTAGTCCCCAGCCATGCCCCCTGCCCTCAGTCCCAGATTCCCTCACTACTTGTCTGAGTCCTTTCCATCTCCACTCTGGCTCCCCAGAAAGGGGTTGCAAACAATCCCAGGCTGGAGCCCCTCTTCTAGGATCTAGGGGCCCCTCGGAGTCTAAGAGACAGGACCGCAAGCCTAGAAAGGCCCGGAACCTACACTCTAAGAACCAGGCTCCCatgccagagccagagccaggacCATTGCTGAGAGGGACCCTAGAGCAGGTGGTGGTTGCTCATCTCTTCCCAGAACCCTCTGAAGACAGCCCCTCGCCCTCGGAGGCCCCCCCTTCTCCCACCGAGGCCCCCCACTCCCCCACTGAGACTCCACCACCCCAGGAGCTGCTAGCTTTGGCTTCTGGGTTACTGGAAGCTGCAGAAG ACTCGGATGGGACAGAATTTGAAGAGGATGCCCTGCTGCAGGTGCTTCGGGCCAGACGTGCGGAGCTAAGACTGTGCTTGAG GGAGGTTGACAAGCGTCTGTCCCAGCACATGGACCTGGAGAACTTGGCTTCCGGCTCCCAGCCAGCCAGAATGTTGGGGCTCTCCCAAGGACTCCTCCAACGGATTTAG
- the PROSER3 gene encoding proline and serine-rich protein 3 isoform X2 has protein sequence MDHSLAVFSFRGSPCKATPPSRRSYYHPSPLLERGRRRGGGAFTTVLSPSQPHQPSPLPSPPTPTSPDFDESWPSTSLSPPSLTPEGQTDQSGDSVVAKYMARFRQAQPTSRQERQSAGPTAADFWWLKPSPVGHPDSSAGEEAKRKDLCPASPGQTLPQRGRTLRMDTIISGTHQGHISPLEASETAALDLETLSLQDRAVQLLLRSEISSCSSSSSSSQVASVQVSSEGLSSPPSPSHPDPGQGPSLTRGPAPLTRLQGPPPSVARPEEDILFQWRLRRKLELAQEECVDGSKTHSWPPSRAPVPMARTHGQPKPQQLDALQPALADQLNPLVTPSHLQPSPPAPLSSPHPSPAQSVYVSKQSPPVPFFGPQQGPSVPLCGLQQGPSVPLCGLQQGPSVPLCGLQQGPSVPLCGLQQGPSVPLCGLQQGPSVPLCGLHQGPSAPLCGPQQSPAVLCPREVNPSVSLGSPQPCPLPSVPDSLTTCLSPFHLHSGSPERGCKQSQAGAPLLGSRGPSESKRQDRKPRKARNLHSKNQAPMPEPEPGPLLRGTLEQVVVAHLFPEPSEDSPSPSEAPPSPTEAPHSPTETPPPQELLALASGLLEAAEDSDGTEFEEDALLQVLRARRAELRLCLREVDKRLSQHMDLENLASGSQPARMLGLSQGLLQRI, from the exons ATGGACCATAG CCTGGCCGTGTTTTCCTTCCGGGGCAGCCCCTGCAAGGCTACGCCTCCGAGTAGGCGGAGTTACTATCACCCGTCCCCGTTGCTAGAGCGAGGCCGAAGACGCGGAGGCGGGGCCTTTACCACG gTCCTAAGCCCATCACAACCTCATCAACCCAGCCCCCTACCCTCTCCTCCAACTCCCACGTCCCCAGACTTTGATGAGTCATGGCCCTCAACAAGTCTCTCACCCCCATCTCTTACCCCTGAAGGACAGACAGACCAATCAGGAGACTCGGTGGTTGCCAA GTACATGGCTCGGTTCCGGCAGGCTCAGCCCACCAGCCGCCAGGAGCGACAGTCAGCAGGTCCCACAGCTGCCGACTTCTGGTGGCTGAAACCCTCACCTGTGGGCCACCCTGATTCCTCAGCAG GTGAGGAGGCCAAAAGAAAGGACCTTTGCCCAGCCAGCCCAGGCCAGACCCTGCCACAGAGGGGAAGAACACTGAGGATGGACACTATCATATCAGGGACTCACCAG GGCCATATTTCTCCTTTGGAAGCCTCAGAGACAGCTGCATTGGACCTCGAGACCCTCAGTCTCCAGGACAGGGCAGTCCAGCTTCTCCTTCGGAG TGAGATTTCAtcctgcagcagcagcagcagcagcagtcaaGTGGCCTCCGTCCAAGTCAGCTCAGAGGGCCTCTCCTCCCCACCGTCACCCTCCCAccctgaccctggacaaggcccAAGCCTCACCAGGGGCCCAG CCCCATTGACGAGGCTTCAGGGCCCACCCCCATCTGTGGCCCGACCAGAGGAGGACATCCTCTTCCAGTGGCGTCTCCGGAGGAAGCTCGAGCTGGCCCAAGAGGAGTGTGTAGATGGGTCCAAGACACATTCCTGGCCCCCCAGCAGGGCCCCG GTCCCCATGGCCAGGACCCATGGTCAGCCTAAGCCTCAGCAGCTAGATGCCCTGCAGCCTGCCCTGGCCGACCAGCTAAATCCTCTGGTCACCCCCAGCCACCTCCAACCAAGTCCCCCAGCCCCTCTCAGTAGCCCCCATCCAAGCCCCGCACAGTCCGTTTATGTATCCAAGCAAAGTCCCCCAGTtcccttctttgggcctcagcaGGGCCCCTCAGTCCCCCTCTGTGGGCTCCAGCAGGGCCCCTCAGTCCCCCTCTGTGGGCTCCAGCAGGGCCCTTCAGTCCCCCTCTGTGGGCTCCAGCAGGGCCCTTCAGTCCCCCTCTGTGGGCTCCAGCAGGGCCCTTCAGTCCCC CTCTGTGGGCTCCAGCAGGGCCCTTCAGTCCCCCTCTGTGGGCTCCATCAGGGCCCCTCAGCccccctctgtgggcctcagcAGAGCCCTGCTGTTCTCTGTCCACGAGAAGTAAACCCCTCAGTTTCCCTTGGTAGTCCCCAGCCATGCCCCCTGCCCTCAGTCCCAGATTCCCTCACTACTTGTCTGAGTCCTTTCCATCTCCACTCTGGCTCCCCAGAAAGGGGTTGCAAACAATCCCAGGCTGGAGCCCCTCTTCTAGGATCTAGGGGCCCCTCGGAGTCTAAGAGACAGGACCGCAAGCCTAGAAAGGCCCGGAACCTACACTCTAAGAACCAGGCTCCCatgccagagccagagccaggacCATTGCTGAGAGGGACCCTAGAGCAGGTGGTGGTTGCTCATCTCTTCCCAGAACCCTCTGAAGACAGCCCCTCGCCCTCGGAGGCCCCCCCTTCTCCCACCGAGGCCCCCCACTCCCCCACTGAGACTCCACCACCCCAGGAGCTGCTAGCTTTGGCTTCTGGGTTACTGGAAGCTGCAGAAG ACTCGGATGGGACAGAATTTGAAGAGGATGCCCTGCTGCAGGTGCTTCGGGCCAGACGTGCGGAGCTAAGACTGTGCTTGAG GGAGGTTGACAAGCGTCTGTCCCAGCACATGGACCTGGAGAACTTGGCTTCCGGCTCCCAGCCAGCCAGAATGTTGGGGCTCTCCCAAGGACTCCTCCAACGGATTTAG